The Streptomyces sp. NBC_00597 DNA segment GCCTTCGGAACCGGCGCACCTCCCGGCGCAGCGGTAGCGGAAGCTCTTCCCAGGCGTCCCGGGCCCGTGCCAGCCACTCGACGTGATCGACCTGGTCGTGCACACCGGTGCACAGGCTGCGGGCCAGCCGCTCACACGCGTCGGCATCGGCCGGCTCCAGTTCCCGGTCGGCGGTGACGACGGTGTTTTGGGTGGTGTCGGGCGTCGTCTCGGGCATCTGATCTCCTGCCGGGGGTGTGGGCGGGCGGATGCGCGGACTCACGAGTGGCGCAGGCCGGCCACGGCATCGGCGATGTAGTGGTCCCCGAACCGGATGAGGGGGGCGTACTGGGCCGCGCGGCGATGGCGCATGAGCCGTAGTTCGGCGACGGCGTTGTCGGGGCCTTCGGGTTTCTGGGCGATGGAACGACGCAGATGCACCATCGAGTACGCGAGGGTGACGTGCCGTTCACCGTCCACGATGTCGGCTTCCAGGAGAGCGCCCCGTGCCTCGGCCAGCTCCGGGGCGCGGGCCGCCAGGTGCTCGTAGGAGTCGGGTACCACAGACAGAAGGTCCTTCATCGCCGTCCGGAACAGCTTGTATCCGCGGTGCTGGCGCCCGCTCAACGGGATGTCCACCGATGGGGGCGCCATGGTGCGGCGTATCGCCGCCATGTAGTAGTCGGCCGGGATCGTACTGGCGTGTGTCATGGCCCCCGGGAAACCGCGTACGTACACCGTCGCGTCCGCCAGCCGCAGCAGCGCGGCATCAACATCACCGTGCCGCAGATGGCGGGTGGCATCAGCCACGGCGACGGCGGCGCAGACGTTGAACAGGACATGGACCTGGTGCCCGATGAGCCACCGGGCACTCCACACGCTCTCCAACGACGCCTCAGCGCCTGGCTCGGGGACGGCCACGGGCGGGACGGAGTCAAGGTCGGCGATCGGCGCGGCGCCGGTGAGGTCGAGCACCGACTGCCGCATCCCGGCCACCTCCAAGGCCAGGTCGGCACCCGACAGCGGAGCATCACACAGGTCTTCCAGACCGCGGTGGATGACCAGGACACCGTGCAGGGCAGCCTGCTGGTCCGACAGCTCCACCTCACGGACCCGGAAGAACGACTGACTGGTCGACTCCGCCGGCATTCCCTCACCGGCCACGGCCGGAGCCAGAGCGGACAGCGCGGCTGCCAACTCACCTGCAGCCGCGGCGGTCTGCCGCAGCACGAGAGCCCGCTCGACCGGTCTGGCATGGGTCGCCACCCCGGCCAGTATGTGTGCGGTCCGTTTCGCCTCGGCATCGACCCGCGGGCCCAGAGCCGGGACGGGCCGCCCGCCTCGGGGCTCACGGAAGACAGCGACAGCAGGATGACCGGCAACCGGTGATAAGCCCATGGTTGAAGAACTTCGCCAAGAACACCCCACACGAAACCCGATCCACAAGACCATTCCTGTGCGGCGAGGCGCTGCAGTTGGCCGGCGCTCGGCGAAGCGGCCGAGCCGGACAGCTCAGGCCGTCCAGGTGCTTCGTCTGTTGGCCGGTGTCGAGGTAGCAGTCGGCGCGTGTGGCCTCAACGGGAGCCGTGGCGCCAGGCTTCAGGTCCACTCAAACTGGGGGTTTGGCTCCGGCAAGTGACCTGTGTGCAGGCCCCTGCCGCGTCCGCTGCGACCTTCACCGCCGAGCTAGTGGCCCGCAACAGCCGGCGGTGCGTGTCGGTGGACGGCGCGAGCACCGCCAACAGAGCGGGGATCATCCAGTACGACCGTGTCGGCGGCACCAACCAGTACTTCCGTCTCGGCTGAGCGGACTACGAGCAGGTCCGCCCTTCCGTGGCGGTGCCCGGGCCGGCCGCAGGCCGGCCCGGGCAATCGGTCCCGGACTTCTACTCCATGAACCGGAAGGTCCACGCCTGGCGTCGGTTGTTGACGTCGAGTGGCCTCAGGGCGACACGGGGCGGGAAGATCCGCAGCAGGCTGAGGTCCAGGGCCAGCTCCGCTCCGTCGACAGGGCCTCCGGGGACGACGACGTGGAAGGAGTGCGGCTCCGCGCTCTGATAGAGCGCCCACTCGCGCGGATCGGGGTACCCGACCACGGGCTTGTTCATCTCCGGGTCGCCGTCGTAGGAGAGATAGGTTCCGCCGCGGAGATTGCGGATCGTACAGTTGCCGTTGCTGAGCGACTCCAGCTGCCACTCCTGCTCGCCGGGGCTGCCGGTGGGCGGCAGCAGGAAGACGGGTGTCTTCGGCTCCGACGCCCCTCCTTCCAGCGTAAGCAGCTGCTCGGGGGGACCGCTGATCGTGTAGAGGCCGTTCGGTACGGGTGCCAAGGCCGGCTCCGCTTCTGACGCGCGGCGCCCGCGCGGGGTCGCCGCTGATCTTCTGGGCTGACGGATCCCTTCCCGGCCAACGCGCGGCAAAGATCGGAAACGCTCTGCGTCACCCTTCGGGAGGACAACGTCCTCGGTCGGGTGGCCCCCTCCGCGGGCCCACACGGACGCCCGGAGTCATCGCGCAGTGATGCTGCGCAGTCGTGGTGTTTCCGATCCCTGATTCTGTGTCAGAAAAGTCAGCAATAGGTCAGCGCGGGTCCTGAAAGATCTGGGGACAGCTGACCGAACATGCGAATCGTTGTAGGCTCCGGAGACCGCCCTTGACCTGAATTGACCAGGCAGGGAGCAGACAAATCGGGAGTTTCTCCGCGTTTCGTACAATGTTCAAGTCCAACACCTGACATCTGGGCGTTTCCGCAGGTCACACGGCTGCTGTGGGTGCCCGGGTCAGCAAACACTCAGCATCGGACCGGACCGTGTCCCGCCGACGCTGACCTACGGGCCTGACGGCGGGGGCTGGTCCGATGGCCTCCCGGCCCGTATCGGAAGACTCCCGCTCGTGCACTGACTGCTCGCCCGTGGTGTGGGTGGGTTCCGCGAGCACTGGGACTGCGCCAAGCTCCTCCGTCCCCGTCCCCGTCCCCGTCCCCGTTCGCGTCCCCGTTCGCGTGGGCGCGATGCGGTCCGGGACGCCTTGGCGGACTACGTGGTGGGGATCTCCACCACCCTCTCGGCTCGGCCCGGCGAGGCAGTGCCGGTGGCCGAGCCATACTCCGAGAGCGGACGGCCACCCGTGGCGAAGTGCCCGGACAAGCCGCGGTCGGTGAAACAGCTGGTCATCGAGGCAGGCAGGAAGCGGCGAAGCCGGTGCAATGGCGTGAGGGCTCCCGGCCCGGCACCGGCAAGAGCGGTCTGAAGCGGATGTACGCGCGGTTCGTGGCCTTGCGGATCCGGCCCGCCGGCGAGGTCCGCCAAGCCGTTGACGGCCCGGAGCTGCCCGAGTGCTGGCTCCCGGCCGAGTAGCCCGCCGACCAGGGCGAACCTGTCCAGTTCTGGCTCTCCGACCTGCCCGCCAACACCCCGCTGACCACCCTGGTCCGCCTGGCGAAACTCCGCTGGCGCATCGAGCACGACTACCGCGAGATGAAACAGGCCCTGGGACTGGCCCACTTCGAGGGCCGCACCTGGGGCGGCTGGCACCACCACGGCACCCTCGTGTCCGTCGCACACGCCTTCTGCACCCTCCAGCGGCGGGCAGCCCCCAAAGGAACGGCATCGGCCTGAGCCTCTACCGGATCGTCCGCGAACTGCAGAGCCTGGACGTCGGATTCGTACGGTCCGGGACTGCGCGGTCGAAGGTTGCCGCTACCACCGAGACTGGAGCATCCCGGCCCTGCACGGCCGTTCGAGACCTTGAGGTCAGGAGCGACCACATCTCCGGTGGGGGATGCGAAGCGAAACGTTGCCCCGCTTGTGATCACATCTCCGCGTACCCGAGAGCGACGTAGCACGCGCCTCCCCCTGCGCCGCGGCGCTCGCTCCGCCCCTCACCACCAGAGACACGGCGCCACCGCTTACGTGGCGCACGATCTCCTCGGCGGAACAGGCCCTCGGTAGCGCGCCGCGCCCCCGGAAGTTGCACCGGCGCCGGCCCACGTATCCCTGTGGACCGACGCCGGGTGGATCTGTGCGGTTAGCGCACGGCGGCGGCCGGCCGTCTGCGGCGC contains these protein-coding regions:
- a CDS encoding RICIN domain-containing protein; the protein is MAPVPNGLYTISGPPEQLLTLEGGASEPKTPVFLLPPTGSPGEQEWQLESLSNGNCTIRNLRGGTYLSYDGDPEMNKPVVGYPDPREWALYQSAEPHSFHVVVPGGPVDGAELALDLSLLRIFPPRVALRPLDVNNRRQAWTFRFME